Proteins encoded together in one Ipomoea triloba cultivar NCNSP0323 chromosome 4, ASM357664v1 window:
- the LOC116016760 gene encoding callose synthase 9 isoform X2 codes for MSRVEDLWERLVTAALGVQRSGADSYARPAGGIAANVPSSLANNRDIDDILRAADEIQDEDPNVSRILCEHAYSLAQNLDPNSEGRGVLQFKTGLMSVIKQKLAKREGGTIDRSRDIARLLEFYRLYRDRHNVDKLREEELKLRESSVFSGNLGELERKTVMRKRVLGTLKVLGTVLEQLSKELSPEEAERLIPRELKVMMESDAAMTEDLTYNIIPLDATTTSNFIVSFSEVRASASALKYFHGLPNLPGTFSIPTTRSADIFDFLHFTFGFQKDNVSNQREHVVHLLANEQSRFRIPDEPEPILDEAAVHKVFLKSLDNYIKWCNYLGILPVWSNLDVVSKEKKLLFISLYFLIWGEAANARFLPECLCYIFHHMGREMEEIMRQQVAMPANSCVAESGVSFLDQVIHPLYDVLAAEAGNNENGRAPHSAWRNYDDFNEYFWSLNCFELSWPWRKSSPFFLKPTPRSKNFLKSTGSSKRQGKTSFVEHRTFLHLYHSFHRLWIFLVMMFQGLTIIAFNNGDFNSKTLREVLSLGPTYFVMKFLESVLDVIMMYGAYSTSRRLAVSRIFLRFLWFSAASVLICFLYVKGLVEKTKPNADSVLFKIYVIVLAIYAGVHFFIGFLLRIPACHQLTNKCDQWPLIRFIKWMHQEHYYVGRGMYERTSSFIKYLVFWLVVLGGKFSFAYFLLIKPLVDPTTYVVQMDIQEYSWHDFVSKNNHNALTVASFWVPVFIIYLVDTHIFYTVVSSIWGFLLGAKDRLGEIRSLDAIQKRFERFPAAFMDTLHVHLDKRASMLDDGSVHKFDAARFAPFWNEIIMNLREEDYINSLEMELLLMPKNSGNLSLVQWPLFLLASKIFLAKDTAVESRESRLSQEELWDRISRDDYMKYAVEECFFTIQLILISVLDDEGKKWVQRIYEEIQDSIKNRSIYDTIELNKLPLMIQKVTALLGILKEEHSQKQESGAVNALQDLYDVMRFDVLHVNMREHMEIWNDLSKARNEGRLFQKLKWPTDVELRAQVRRLYSLLTIKDSAANIPKNLEARRRLDFFTNSLFMEMPAAKPVREMLSFSVFTPYYSETVLYSMPELLKKNEDGISTLFYLQKIYPDEWRNFLTRIGRDENISESELSNSDILELRFWASYRGQTLARTVRGMMYYRKALMLQAYLERMAAEDSEAGRLGSAATDTEGFELSPEARAQADLKFTYVVTCQIYGKQKEDQKPEAADIALLMQRNEALRVAFIDEVETLKDGKVNKEYFSKLVKADINGKDKEIYSIKLPGNPKLGEGKPENQNHAVIFTRGNAVQTIDMNQDNYFEEALKVRNLLEEFFRDHGVRPATILGVREHVFTGSVSSLASFMSNQESSFVTLGQRVLANPLKVRMHYGHPDVFDRVFHITRGGISKASRVINISEDIFSGFNSTLRQGNVTHHEYIQVGKGRDVGLNQIALFEGKVAGGNGEQVLSRDVYRLGQLFDFFRMLSFYFTTVGYYFCTMLTMLSAYAFLYGRAYLALSGVGETIQDRADIFQNTALSAALNAQFLFQIGVFSAVPMILGFILEQGFLRAIVSFVTMQFQLCTVFFTFSLGTRTHYFGRTILHGGARYQATGRGFVVRHIKFSENYRLYARSHFTKGMEIVLLLVVYLAYGYSQGAVSYILLTISSWFLAISLLFAPYLFNPSGFEWQKTVEDFRDWTNWLFYRGGIGVKGEESWEAWWDEELAHIRTLGGRLVETILSLRFFIFQYGIVYKLHLQGDNTSLTVYGFSWIVFAVLLILFKVFTFSQKISVNFQLLLRFVQGLSFLLALAGLATAVAITKLSITDIFACILAFIPTGWGILSIAVAWKPLVKKMGLWKSVRSVARLYDAGIGMLIFIPIAFFSWFPFVSTFQTRLMFNQAFSRGLEISLILAGNNPNTGV; via the exons ATGTCTCGGGTGGAGGATCTGTGGGAGCGTTTAGTGACTGCTGCACTTGGTGTGCAGCGGTCTGGTGCGGATTCGTATGCTAGACCTGCGGGAGGAATTGCTGCAAATGTTCCATCGTCACTTGCAAATAACAGGGACATAGATGACATATTGAGGGCTGCAGATGAGATACAAGATGAAGATCCAAATGTCTCTAGAATCT TATGTGAGCATGCTTACTCATTGGCTCAAAATCTGGATCCAAACAGTGAGGGGAGGGGAGTATTACAGTTCAAGACTGGGTTGATGTCTGTAATTAAG CAAAAACTAGCAAAAAGGGAAGGTGGAACTATTGACAGAAGCCGAGATATTGCTCGCTTATTAGAGTTCTATAGACTATATAGGGACCGGCATAATGTGGACAAACTTCGAGAAGAGGAATTAAAATTGAGAGAGTCAAGTGTTTTCAGCGGTAACCTTGGAGA GCTGGAGCGAAAAACTGTTATGAGGAAAAGGGTTTTAGGAACCCTTAAGGTTCTAGGAACAGTCCTAGAACAGCTGAGTAAGGAGCTTTCACCTGAAGAAGCTGAAAGATTAATTCCAAGAGAG CTGAAAGTCATGATGGAATCGGATGCAGCTATGACAGAGGATTTAACTTATAATATTATTCCTCTTGATGCAACTACAACgtcaaattttattgtttctttCTCTGAG GTTCGTGCTTCGGCTTCAGCTTTAAAGTACTTCCATGGGCTGCCAAACTTGCCTGGAACTTTTTCCATACCTACAACAAGAAGTGCAGATATATTTGATTTTCTTCATTTTACATTTGGATTTCAG AAAGACAATGTATCTAATCAACGTGAACATGTTGTTCATCTTCTTGCTAATGAGCAAAGTCGGTTTCGAATTCCTGATGAACCTGAACCG ATTTTAGATGAGGCTGCAGTCCACAAGGTATTTTTGAAGTCCTTAGACAACTATATTAAGTGGTGCAACTATCTGGGTATCTTGCCTGTGTGGAGCAA TCTTGATGTGGTCAGCAAGGAGAAGAAATTGCTATTCATTTCTTTGTATTTCTTAATATGGGGTGAAGCTGCCAATGCTCGTTTTCTTCCAGAATGCTTGTGCTACATATTTCATCAT ATGGGACGAGAAATGGAGGAGATAATGAGACAGCAAGTTGCAATGCCCGCAAATAGCTGTGTAGCTGAAAGTGGTGTTTCGTTTCTTGATCAAGTTATACATCCACTTTATGATGTTCTTGCTGCG GAAGCAGGAAACAATGAAAATGGGCGAGCACCTCATTCCGCTTGGAGAAATTATGATGATTTCAATGAATACTTCTG gtccCTTAATTGCTTTGAACTTAGTTGGCCATGGAGGAAAAGTTCACCCTTCTTTCTGAAACCAACACCAAGATCAAAG AATTTTCTTAAATCTACCGGAAGCAGTAAACGGCAGGGGAAGACTTCTTTTGTTGAGCACCGGACTTTCTTGCATCTTTACCATAGCTTTCATCGCCTATGGATATTTCTTGTGATGATGTTTCAG GGACTCACTATAATTGCTTTCAATAATGGGGACTTTAACTCTAAGACCTTACGGGAAGTTCTGAGTCTTGGTCCTACTTACTTTGTGATGAAATTTTTGGAAA GTGTATTGGATGTTATTATGATGTATGGAGCATATTCTACGTCAAGGCGCCTAGCTGTTAGCCGAATATTTCTTCGTTTTCTTTGGTTCAGCGCAGCTTCAGTTTTGATTTGTTTCCTTTATGT GAAAGGCCTTGTAGAGAAAACCAAGCCAAATGCAGATTCAGTTCTCTTCAAAATTTATGTCATTGTTCTTGCCATATATGCTGGTGTGCACTTCTTTATTGGCTTCCTGCTTAGAATACCAGCCTGTCATCAGTTGACAAATAAATGTGATCAGTGGCCCCTTATCCGGTTTATCAAATGGATGCACCAG GAACATTACTATGTTGGCCGCGGCATGTATGAGAGAACTTCTAGCTTCATCAA ATATTTGGTCTTTTGGCTTGTTGTTTTGGGAGGCAAATTTAGTTTTGCATATTTTCTACTA attaaGCCCTTGGTGGATCCCACAACGTACGTCGTGCAAATGGATATCCAGGAATACTCTTGGCATGATTTTGTTTCTAAAA ATAATCATAATGCACTGACTGTTGCAAGCTTCTGGGTTCCCGTGTTTATA ATTTACCTGGTAGATACTCATATATTTTATACTGTTGTATCCTCTATCTGGGGTTTCCTGCTGGGTGCAAAAGATCGTCTTGGGGAG ATTAGATCTTTGGATGCTATTCAAAAGCGTTTTGAGAGATTTCCTGCGGCTTTTATGGATACTCTTCATGTGCATCTTGACAAAAG GGCATCCATGCTGGATGATGGTTCG GTTCACAAATTTGATGCTGCCCGGTTTGCTCCTTTCTGGAAtgaaataataatgaatttgcGGGAGGAAGACTACATTAATAGttt AGAAATGGAATTGCTTCTGATGCCTAAAAATTCTGGGAATCTCTCCTTAGTTCAATGGCCCCTGTTCCTCCTCGCTAGCAAG ATATTTCTTGCAAAAGATACTGCTGTTGAGAGTAGAGAGTCCAGGCTCTCACAAGAAGAGCTATGGGATAGGATTTCAAGGGATGATTACATGAAATATGCAGTTGAAGAGTGCTTTTTTACCATTCAGTTAATCCTCATATCTGTATTAGATGATGAGGGTAAGAAGTG GGTTCAGAGAATCTATGAGGAGATTCAAGATAGCATAAAGAACAGGAGCATATATGATACTATTGAATTGAATAAGCTACCACTAATGATTCAGAAAGTTACCGCACTTTTAGGAATACTG AAGGAAGAACATTCTCAGAAACAGGAAAGTGGTGCTGTTAATGCTCTGCAAGATCTATATGATGTTATGCGATTTGATGTCCTTCATGTTAACATGAG GGAACACATGGAAATATGGAATGACTTGTCAAAAGCTAGGAATGAAGGTCGCTTGTTTCAGAAGTTGAAGTGGCCAACAGATGTTGAATTG AGGGCTCAAGTCAGAAGACTGTATTCGCTTCTCACTATCAAGGACTCTGCTGCCAATATCCCTAAGAATCTTGAGGCTAGACGCCGGCTAGATTTCTTCACAAATTCTCTTTTTATGGAGATGCCAGCGGCAAAACCTGTCCGTGAGATGTTGTCCTTTAG TGTCTTCACCCCATATTACTCTGAGACTGTCTTGTACAGTATGCCTGAActccttaaaaaaaatgaagatggGATCTCAACTTTATTTTACCTCCAAAAGATATATCCAG ACGAGTGGAGGAACTTTCTTACTCGGATTGGCCGTGATGAAAACATATCAGAATCAGAACTTAGTAATAGTGATATTCTTGAACTGCGCTTTTGGGCTTCATACAGAGGACAAACATTAGCTAGAACTG TGCGTGGAATGATGTACTACAGGAAAGCCCTCATGCTTCAAGCCTATTTGGAACGGATGGCAGCTGAAG ATTCCGAGGCTGGGCGTTTAGGGAGTGCAGCAACTGATACTGAAGGTTTTGAGTTATCTCCAGAAGCAAGAGCTCAGGCAGATCTTAAATTTACCTATGTAGTTACCTGCCAAATATATGGAAAACAGAAAGAGGACCAAAAGCCTGAGGCTGCAGATATTGCATTACTAATGCAAAG AAATGAAGCACTTCGAGTTGCTTTTATTGATGAGGTTGAGACCCTAAAGGATGGAAAAGTGAACAAAGAATATTTCTCAAAACTTGTGAAGGCTGACATCAATGGAAAAGATAAG GAAATCTATTCAATAAAATTGCCTGGAAATCCCAAGCTTGGTGAAGGGAAACCTGAAAATCAAAATCATGCTGTTATCTTTACACGTGGAAATGCAGTACAGACTATTGACATGAATCAG GATAATTACTTTGAGGAGGCTTTAAAGGTGAGAAATCTTCTTGAAGAATTTTTCCGGGACCATGGAGTTCGTCCTGCTACTATTCTTGGTGTTAGGGAGCATGTGTTTACAGGGAG TGTGTCTTCTTTAGCATCCTTCATGTCTAATCAGGAATCTAGCTTTGTGACTCTTGGCCAACGTGTCCTAGCAAATCCTTTGAA GGTTCGTATGCATTATGGTCATCCGGATGTCTTTGATAGAGTATTCCATATAACTAGGGGTGGTATCAGCAAAGCATCTCGCGTTATTAATATTAGCGAAGATATTTTTTCTG GGTTCAATTCAACTTTGCGCCAGGGCAATGTCACTCACCATGAATATATCCAG GTTGGGAAGGGACGAGATGTTGGACTCAATCAGATTGCTTTGTTTGAGGGAAAAGTTGCAGGTGGCAATGGTGAACAAGTCCTTAGTAGAGATGTTTACAGGCTTGGTCAGCTCTTTGATTTCTTCAGAATGCTATCATTCTACTTCACAACTGTTGGATACTACTTCTGTACCATG TTAACAATGCTGAGTGCTTATGCTTTTCTCTATGGAAGAGCCTATTTG GCCTTGTCTGGAGTTGGAGAAACAATTCAAGATAGAGCAGATATATTCCAAAATACTGCACTAAGCGCCGCTCTCAATGCGCAGTTTCTTTTTCAGATTGGTGTATTTAGTGCAGTTCCAATGATTTTGGGTTTCATCTTGGAACAAGGATTCCTGAGA GCTATTGTTAGTTTTGTAACGATGCAGTTTCAGCTATGCACTGTATTCTTCACTTTCTCATTGGGTACAAGAACACATTACTTTGGTCGGACTATCCTTCATGGTGGAGCTAGG TACCAAGCAACTGGTAGGGGCTTTGTTGTTCGACACATAAAATTTTCAGAGAACTATAGGCTTTATGCCCGCAGTCATTTTACTAAGgg aatgGAGATAGTGCTTCTATTGGTGGTATACCTTGCATATGGCTATAGCCAAGGGGCTGTATCATACATTCTTCTCACTATTAGCAGCTGGTTCTTGGCTATTTCTTTGCTTTTTGCGCCATATTTGTTTAATCCATCTGGATTTGAGTGGCAGAA GACTGTAGAAGACTTCAGAGATTGGACAAATTGGCTTTTTTATAGAGGTGGAATTGGAGTTAAGGGAGAAGAAAGTTGGGAAGCTTGGTGGGACGAAGAGCTG GCACATATTCGAACATTAGGGGGGAGGCTAGTGGAGACCATTCTTAGCTTAAgattttttatatttcaataCGGCATTGTTTACAAACTGCATTTACAGGGAGATAATACGTCTTTAACG GTGTATGGTTTTTCATGGATTGTATTTGCAGTGCTTTTGATCCTCTTTAAG GTGTTCACTTTCAGCCAGAAAATATCGGTTAATTTCCAGCTGCTGTTGCGCTTTGTCCAAGGCCTTTCCTTCTTGCTTGCACTAGCTGGTTTAGCCACTGCTGTTGCAATTACTAAACTTTCTATCACGGATATATTTGCATGCATCTTGGCATTCATACCCACCGGATGGGGAATTCTTTCT aTTGCAGTGGCATGGAAACCTCTAGTCAAGAAAATGGGATTGTGGAAGTCAGTTCGTTCTGTTGCACGGTTATATGATGCTGGGATTGGTATGCTCATCTTCATCCCCATTGCATTCTTCTCCTGGTTCCCATTTGTTTCAACGTTTCAAACCCGGCTTATGTTCAACCAAGCGTTCAGTCGAGGGCTGGAAATCTCTCTCATCCTTGCTGGGAATAATCCCAACACTGGTGTGTGA